Proteins from one Nitrospinota bacterium genomic window:
- a CDS encoding site-specific DNA-methyltransferase: protein MARLSEQEKQEIFRFIEAGKPLPDKYRFLLFDEKREVELVWNGKTGEVCNIVLPFQVIEHVDEPRSEKEVNLQPDLFDTKSGRQLKGWTNKLIWGDNKLILSSLKNGPLREEIEKQGGIKLIYIDPPFDVGADFSMDIEIGDDTFTKKPNILEELAYRDTWGKGADSFIAMIYERLVLMRDLLAEDGSIYVHCDWRVNSFIRLALDEVFGKGNHRNEIIWCYTRPSQVTKFFPRVHNSIHFYSKNGGNIFNPNEVLIPYDEETLARSGRGAGLASAMGTTEGGDRLRGGGKTPEDYWKIPIIQGNALEKIGYPTQKPEVLLERIIKVSSNKEDLVADFFCGSGTTAAVAEKLGRKWIVTDLGKFAIHTTRKRMIGVQRQLKTEDKNYRAFEILNLGKYERQLYVGVNPNLREEEQQKQLEEKEAEFLNLILNAYRAEKTEGFHTFHGKKAGRLVVVGPVNMPVTRLFVEEIILECRKKHITKVDILGFEFEMGLFPNVLDDAKAKGIDIAPKYIPADVFDKRAVEKNQVVFHDVSFIEVKPHIKKNSVAVELIDFSVFYSQGSIAVAEADLKNKGSKIVVEKGQIVKISKDNDGIVHREKLTKKWTDWVDYWSVDFDFESKREIIRIKKPSGEQKALKGIATSQIPIDEYEEVWTGDYVFENEWQSFRTKKDRSLELTSVFHECTPGRRKIAVKVVDIFGNDTMKIIEVNIKGKS from the coding sequence ATGGCACGGTTATCTGAACAGGAAAAACAGGAGATTTTTCGCTTCATCGAGGCTGGGAAACCGCTACCTGACAAATACCGCTTTCTGCTGTTCGATGAAAAACGGGAAGTGGAGCTTGTCTGGAACGGCAAAACCGGTGAAGTCTGCAATATAGTACTACCCTTTCAGGTCATTGAGCATGTTGACGAACCGCGCTCCGAAAAGGAGGTTAACCTTCAACCAGACCTCTTTGATACAAAATCAGGTAGACAACTAAAAGGTTGGACAAATAAACTTATCTGGGGAGACAATAAACTCATCCTTTCCAGTCTGAAAAACGGTCCCTTGCGCGAGGAGATAGAAAAACAGGGTGGCATCAAGCTCATTTACATTGACCCGCCGTTTGATGTTGGAGCCGACTTTTCCATGGATATCGAGATCGGTGACGATACCTTTACCAAGAAACCTAATATTTTGGAAGAACTTGCATATCGTGATACCTGGGGAAAAGGAGCAGATTCATTTATTGCAATGATCTACGAACGGCTGGTATTAATGCGAGATCTATTGGCTGAGGACGGCAGTATTTATGTGCATTGCGATTGGCGGGTTAATAGTTTTATCAGATTAGCTTTGGATGAGGTGTTTGGGAAAGGTAATCATCGAAATGAAATAATATGGTGTTACACTCGGCCATCCCAAGTGACTAAATTTTTTCCAAGAGTGCATAATAGCATTCATTTTTACTCTAAAAATGGGGGAAATATATTTAATCCAAATGAAGTGTTAATTCCTTATGACGAGGAGACTCTTGCACGTTCAGGACGAGGGGCAGGTCTAGCTAGTGCAATGGGAACTACTGAAGGCGGAGACAGATTAAGGGGGGGTGGCAAAACACCAGAAGACTATTGGAAAATACCTATAATACAAGGGAATGCTTTAGAAAAAATAGGATACCCTACACAAAAGCCAGAAGTCCTCTTAGAACGTATCATCAAAGTATCCTCTAACAAAGAGGATTTGGTTGCAGATTTTTTCTGTGGTTCAGGTACTACCGCCGCAGTCGCGGAAAAGCTGGGGCGCAAGTGGATAGTTACCGACCTCGGGAAATTTGCCATCCATACAACCCGCAAGAGGATGATCGGCGTACAGCGCCAATTGAAGACCGAAGATAAAAACTACCGGGCCTTTGAAATACTCAACCTTGGGAAATATGAGCGACAACTTTACGTCGGCGTAAACCCAAACCTTCGGGAAGAAGAACAGCAAAAACAACTTGAAGAGAAAGAAGCTGAATTCCTAAATCTTATCTTGAATGCATACCGAGCTGAGAAAACTGAGGGTTTCCATACCTTTCACGGGAAAAAGGCTGGAAGACTGGTCGTTGTAGGCCCTGTAAATATGCCTGTTACCCGCCTGTTTGTGGAAGAGATTATTCTTGAATGCCGCAAGAAACATATAACCAAAGTGGATATATTAGGTTTCGAATTTGAGATGGGACTGTTCCCCAACGTACTCGACGATGCGAAAGCAAAGGGCATAGATATAGCCCCTAAATACATCCCCGCCGATGTGTTCGACAAACGGGCTGTGGAAAAGAACCAGGTGGTGTTTCACGATGTCTCCTTTATTGAAGTTAAACCCCACATCAAGAAAAACAGCGTTGCAGTGGAGTTGATCGATTTTTCCGTATTTTATTCACAAGGTTCCATCGCCGTTGCCGAAGCTGACCTTAAGAATAAAGGGAGCAAGATAGTAGTGGAAAAAGGGCAAATCGTGAAAATTAGCAAAGACAACGACGGTATTGTTCACCGTGAGAAGCTTACCAAAAAGTGGACCGACTGGGTTGACTATTGGTCGGTTGATTTTGATTTCGAAAGCAAACGAGAAATAATAAGGATTAAAAAACCTTCTGGAGAACAGAAAGCTTTAAAAGGGATTGCAACGTCACAAATACCAATTGATGAATACGAAGAAGTATGGACGGGGGATTATGTGTTCGAAAACGAGTGGCAGTCATTCCGCACCAAAAAAGACCGCTCGCTTGAATTAACAAGCGTGTTCCATGAATGCACACCTGGAAGACGCAAAATTGCCGTAAAAGTGGTTGATATTTTTGGTAACGATACAATGAAAATCATAGAAGTGAATATAAAAGGAAAATCCTGA
- a CDS encoding DEAD/DEAH box helicase family protein codes for MALHKDFPSSPHAILDPAIRWFPADESLRSSSFEKLMPPLVPELRKQVKEWRDKGYAEASETSRILLNWWFNTPHLLPQSDGTMIEFQYYFAQREALETIIYLHDVVEVKDKYDMMRFDNSGAVTTGMFDETWRRFVVKMATGAGKTKVMSLALAWSFFHKLYEPESGLARNFLVIAPNIIVLDRIYKDFDGLRIFFEDPVLPDNGVGGRNWRDDFQLTLHIQDEVRITRPTGNIFLTNIHRVYSGDDIPPSPDDEDTMDYFLGKRPTGATTDSKVDLGMIVRDIDELVVLNDEAHHIHDPRLAWFKAIEDIHNRLKLKGDSLSLQIDVTATPKHNNGAIFVQTVVDYPLVEAISQNVVKHPVLPDAPSRAKLLEHKSSKYTEKYADYINLGVVEWRKAYEEHEKLGKKAILFVMTDDTRNCDDVAEYLNANFPDLDGAVLVIHTKNNGEISESVSGKNKEELVLLRKQANEIDSFESPYKAIISVMMLKEGWDVRNVTTIVGLRPYASKSNILPEQTLGRGLRKMYPGGVEEYVSVVGTDAFMEFVESIQAEGVVLERKPMGEGTQANAPIVVEVDKENVKKDIEKLDIEIPIMTPRVYREYKNLSDMDESNFGNAKVVYQNFSEKEQREIVFKDITSGAITHSTILDSAGIADYRSVIGYFAQTIMKDLRLVSGYDILYGKVKSFVKNYLFENEVELDHPNTMRNLSELTASKTIIETFKKSINNLTIQQRGEAQIRDTIKLRQTRPFVVKNQGYMIPKKSVFNKIIGDSHFELIFASFLENCEDVISYAKNYFGVNFKLDYVNATGDISNYYPDFIVKISEKEIFIVETKGLSDLDVPLKMERLRQWCEDINSVQNDTIYKFVFVDMVAYNKYKATNFKQITENFTEYQ; via the coding sequence ATGGCATTACACAAGGATTTCCCATCCTCTCCCCATGCCATCCTTGATCCTGCAATCCGCTGGTTTCCGGCTGATGAATCGTTACGATCCTCCAGTTTTGAAAAGCTGATGCCACCTTTAGTGCCGGAGCTTCGAAAGCAGGTTAAAGAGTGGCGAGATAAAGGATATGCTGAAGCCTCGGAGACCAGCCGAATCCTGCTTAATTGGTGGTTCAATACACCCCATCTACTGCCTCAATCAGATGGCACAATGATTGAATTTCAATATTATTTTGCTCAACGCGAAGCACTGGAGACCATCATTTACTTACATGACGTTGTGGAAGTAAAGGACAAGTACGACATGATGCGCTTTGATAATTCCGGCGCCGTAACCACGGGTATGTTTGACGAGACGTGGCGACGATTTGTTGTAAAAATGGCTACGGGCGCGGGAAAAACGAAGGTAATGAGCTTGGCGTTAGCTTGGAGTTTTTTTCATAAACTTTATGAACCAGAGTCTGGACTTGCACGCAATTTCCTTGTGATTGCCCCAAATATAATAGTACTTGACCGTATATACAAAGATTTTGATGGTCTGCGTATCTTTTTTGAGGATCCTGTATTGCCGGATAACGGTGTTGGCGGGCGTAACTGGCGTGATGATTTTCAGCTGACATTACACATACAGGATGAGGTCAGAATAACACGCCCTACGGGCAACATCTTTTTAACAAATATCCACCGTGTTTATTCCGGTGACGATATTCCACCCTCGCCGGACGATGAAGACACAATGGATTATTTTCTGGGGAAGCGGCCTACAGGAGCAACAACTGACTCCAAAGTGGACTTGGGAATGATTGTACGCGATATTGACGAACTTGTTGTTTTAAACGACGAAGCACATCACATTCACGATCCCCGTTTGGCATGGTTCAAAGCCATTGAAGATATTCACAACCGCCTAAAACTCAAGGGGGATTCATTATCTCTACAGATTGATGTAACTGCTACTCCCAAACACAACAATGGGGCAATATTTGTTCAAACAGTTGTGGATTATCCATTAGTTGAGGCAATTTCCCAAAACGTGGTTAAGCATCCAGTTCTCCCTGATGCTCCTAGTAGAGCAAAACTCCTTGAGCATAAAAGCTCGAAGTACACAGAAAAATACGCTGACTATATTAATCTCGGTGTAGTGGAATGGCGTAAGGCATATGAGGAACATGAGAAGCTGGGGAAGAAGGCCATTCTTTTCGTAATGACCGACGACACCAGAAATTGTGATGACGTAGCTGAATATTTGAATGCCAATTTTCCTGACTTAGACGGGGCTGTACTGGTGATTCATACAAAAAACAACGGGGAAATATCTGAATCTGTATCAGGCAAAAATAAGGAGGAACTGGTTCTTCTGCGGAAACAGGCAAATGAAATAGACAGTTTCGAAAGTCCGTATAAAGCTATTATTTCTGTAATGATGCTTAAAGAAGGTTGGGATGTTAGAAATGTCACGACCATTGTTGGGCTACGACCGTATGCATCCAAAAGCAACATTCTTCCGGAGCAAACGCTGGGACGCGGTTTGCGAAAAATGTATCCTGGTGGTGTCGAGGAATATGTCAGCGTAGTTGGTACTGATGCTTTCATGGAGTTTGTTGAATCTATACAAGCAGAGGGTGTAGTTCTGGAACGAAAACCAATGGGTGAAGGCACCCAAGCTAATGCACCGATTGTTGTTGAAGTTGATAAGGAAAACGTAAAAAAGGATATTGAAAAGCTCGATATTGAAATCCCGATAATGACTCCCCGCGTTTATAGAGAATATAAAAATCTTTCCGATATGGATGAGAGCAACTTTGGTAACGCCAAGGTTGTCTACCAAAATTTCAGCGAAAAAGAACAAAGAGAAATCGTCTTTAAGGACATTACTAGTGGCGCGATTACACACTCCACCATTCTTGATTCAGCGGGTATAGCTGATTACCGCAGTGTTATTGGCTATTTTGCGCAAACTATCATGAAAGATCTTCGTTTAGTGAGTGGATACGACATTCTTTATGGAAAGGTGAAAAGCTTCGTTAAAAATTACTTGTTTGAAAATGAAGTGGAACTTGATCACCCAAACACAATGCGGAATTTATCCGAGTTGACCGCATCGAAGACAATAATTGAAACCTTTAAAAAATCTATTAACAACCTGACAATTCAACAAAGAGGAGAGGCGCAAATCCGGGATACTATTAAATTACGACAAACCCGACCTTTCGTTGTAAAAAACCAAGGATACATGATTCCGAAAAAGAGCGTATTTAATAAAATTATTGGAGACAGCCATTTTGAACTGATATTTGCCAGCTTTCTTGAAAATTGTGAGGATGTCATTTCCTATGCTAAAAATTACTTCGGAGTGAATTTCAAATTGGACTATGTAAATGCCACTGGCGATATTTCCAATTACTATCCTGATTTTATCGTTAAGATCTCAGAAAAGGAAAT